A stretch of Deltaproteobacteria bacterium DNA encodes these proteins:
- a CDS encoding EAL domain-containing protein, translating into MDRPLFPTFLRRQIPVIIALSLGPGLGYIVLSWRHGIQLPALIWYASLVLLSAFGWYLYRDLELETMSKRRFERWYRQLSVFYYVLILLWTGIFLIYVGNTEQNLHFIAVFTEIGTITVTSALLYPDRRLYRPLIVLASAPLVLYLASIGEWYSHVLTAFALVLAGVLIYAADGANALLLRTHHQASHDALTGLRNRQFFLEHLQQLVNGLREDGTYSCLLLIDLDHFKVVNDSLGHDVGDRLLQEVSRRIQEVLPEGYVLARLGGDEFIAVAGPSPDLEICSETTRALAAKLLETIKQTYVIEGHHLFLSASIGLSPILPGDEVAGLLIKQADIAMYEVKATGRDGVFVFNQEMSHRVERHLEIERLLHFALEREEISLHYQPQVDAEGLVVGAEGLVRWNSKECGPVSPGEFIPIAEYTGYIIELGDHILETILTDYRSWHEAGLAPEQISVNLSIRQLLDQGFVTRVRQLTERLLGEALRGHLIFEITESVVAEDLDRVVELMNELRTLGIRFSMDDFGTGYSSLSYIKRLPLDELKIDRAFIMELDTDAGDQAMLDTMFKMARIFDLKVVAEGVETEAQSAQLRAHDCDIYQGYLFARPMPRPEFEAFCRKHLRRPPRPEGTEAAAK; encoded by the coding sequence ATGGACCGACCACTCTTTCCGACCTTTCTGCGGCGGCAGATTCCGGTCATCATCGCGCTCTCTCTGGGCCCGGGGCTCGGCTACATCGTTCTCAGCTGGCGGCACGGCATCCAGCTCCCGGCGCTGATCTGGTACGCGAGCCTGGTCCTCCTCTCGGCCTTCGGCTGGTACCTCTACCGGGACCTCGAGCTCGAGACGATGAGCAAGCGGCGCTTCGAGCGCTGGTACCGGCAGCTCTCGGTCTTCTACTACGTGCTGATCCTCCTCTGGACGGGCATCTTCCTGATCTACGTGGGGAACACGGAGCAGAACCTCCACTTCATCGCGGTCTTCACCGAGATCGGCACCATCACGGTCACCTCGGCCCTGCTCTATCCCGACCGCCGCCTCTACCGTCCGCTCATCGTGCTGGCCTCCGCCCCTCTGGTCCTCTACCTGGCCAGCATCGGCGAGTGGTACAGCCACGTCCTGACAGCCTTCGCGCTCGTCCTGGCCGGGGTGCTCATCTACGCCGCCGACGGCGCCAACGCCCTGCTGCTGCGGACCCACCATCAGGCCTCCCACGACGCGCTCACCGGCCTGCGAAACCGCCAGTTCTTCCTCGAGCACCTGCAGCAGCTGGTCAACGGCCTGCGCGAGGACGGCACCTACTCCTGCTTGCTGCTGATCGACCTGGACCACTTCAAGGTGGTCAACGACTCCCTCGGGCACGACGTGGGGGATCGCCTGCTCCAGGAGGTCTCCCGCCGCATCCAGGAGGTCCTGCCGGAGGGCTACGTGCTCGCCCGGCTGGGGGGTGACGAGTTCATCGCCGTCGCCGGCCCCTCGCCCGATCTCGAGATCTGCAGCGAGACCACCCGGGCGCTGGCGGCGAAGCTCCTCGAGACCATCAAGCAGACCTACGTGATCGAGGGTCACCACCTCTTCCTCTCCGCCAGCATCGGGCTCTCTCCGATCCTGCCCGGGGACGAGGTCGCCGGACTGCTGATCAAGCAGGCGGACATCGCCATGTACGAGGTGAAGGCCACCGGCAGGGACGGGGTCTTCGTCTTCAACCAGGAGATGTCCCATCGAGTGGAGAGGCACCTGGAGATCGAGCGCCTGCTCCACTTCGCCCTCGAGCGCGAGGAGATCTCCCTGCACTACCAGCCCCAGGTCGACGCCGAGGGCCTGGTGGTCGGCGCCGAGGGCCTGGTGCGGTGGAACAGCAAAGAGTGCGGCCCGGTCTCGCCCGGAGAGTTCATCCCCATCGCCGAGTACACCGGCTACATCATCGAGCTCGGTGACCACATCCTCGAGACGATCCTCACCGACTACCGCAGCTGGCACGAGGCGGGGCTGGCCCCCGAGCAGATCTCGGTGAACCTCAGCATCCGGCAGCTCCTGGACCAGGGCTTCGTCACCCGGGTCAGGCAGCTCACCGAGCGCCTCCTGGGTGAGGCCCTCCGGGGGCACCTGATCTTCGAGATCACCGAGTCGGTCGTCGCCGAGGATCTGGATCGGGTGGTCGAGCTGATGAACGAGCTGCGCACCCTCGGGATCCGCTTCTCGATGGACGACTTCGGCACCGGCTACTCCTCGCTGAGCTACATCAAGCGCCTCCCTCTCGACGAGCTGAAGATCGACCGGGCCTTCATCATGGAGCTCGACACCGACGCCGGGGACCAGGCGATGCTCGACACCATGTTCAAGATGGCGCGGATCTTCGACCTCAAGGTGGTCGCCGAGGGGGTGGAGACCGAGGCGCAGAGCGCACAGCTGCGGGCCCACGACTGCGACATCTACCAGGGCTACCTCTTCGCCCGGCCCATGCCACGACCCGAGTTCGAGGCCTTCTGTCGCAAGCACCTCCGGCGGCCTCCCCGACCGGAGGGCACCGAGGCCGCCGCGAAGTGA